In Calonectris borealis chromosome 10, bCalBor7.hap1.2, whole genome shotgun sequence, a single genomic region encodes these proteins:
- the LOC142086018 gene encoding uncharacterized protein LOC142086018, producing the protein MTASPLGIKMSDTKTVPSGREVLFEFLEKHNARPSVPGMDWAQGNWYNLQSVVDRTSALQKDARVRSGRGKAIVCAVLGASLAAAVEARERCRTEESLIIESLQNLVRSLQGQVVELKEQLEGERVQVKYLQIALKEQLLLGTAHEEIPPRSETGYPFNDLQAAREKVEKSEPPSLRPLVKTEYIYDDEEDQFPQVTTKEVPYNAPELAKLRKDFGRTPRESETEYVWRVSLSGGNQILLSEKEAEGYWGPGVFITTGNYRAPWSLTQRAAYWAGGLNPLERGDPLAITGIVDQLVESVHKAACLQMMYDRKLEPRQESPMMMPVDPERMTPLMRGLPDSLKPMGIQLQGKIQAIPQGERVAAAVEGLTPDRHCRSPHRKMWTWGEVAQELINDGRKYGPVNLPATKTDSRGLRRTGVKMVPRPEGDGKTPLSKPPGGRDIPNKRSSLWAKGWQKGIPRDLMDGLPTDKLEKLVSEWPDKSADKDTGSKNTTLSAPSLIDLSETNVPRYSTEN; encoded by the coding sequence atgaccgcttccccgcttggtataaagatgagtgatactaaaactgtcccttcggggagagaagttttgtttgagtttttggagaaacataatgcacgaccctctgtacccggaatggattgggctcagggaaattggtataatttgcagagtgtggttgatcggacgagtgctttgcaaaaggatgcgagagtgagatctggaagaggaaaagcgattgtttgtgctgttcttggtgccagtttagccgctgctgtagaggcgagagaacgttgtcgcactgaggaatccctaattattgaatccctccaaaacctcgttcggtcccttcaagGGCAAGTAgtggaattaaaggaacagcttgaaggagagagagtccaagtgaaatatctgcagattgctcttaaggagcaactccttctGGGCACTGCCCacgaggaaatacccccaagatcggaaactggttatccttttaacgacttgcaggcagcgagagaaaaagtagagaaatcagaaccgccctcgctgcgacccttggttaagaccgagtatatttatgatgatgaggaggatcagttcccccaagttacaaccaaggaggtcccctataatGCCCCCGAGTTGGCAAAGTTAAGAAAGGATTTTGgtcgaacccctagggagtcggagacggagtatgtgtggagagtgtcgttatctggggggaatcagattttgttaagtgaaaaggaggcggaggggtactggggaccgggagtatttataactaccgggaattaccgcgccccttggtctttaacccagcgggcagcctattgggcggggggattgaaccccttggagaggggggatccccttgcaatcacggggaTTGTTGaccagttggtggaaagtgtgcataaggcagcttgcttgcagatgatgtatgatcggaagttggagcctaggcaggagtccccgatgatgatgcctgtagatcctgagcgaatgactccccttatgaGGGGActccccgattccttaaagccgatgggtatacagttacaggggaaaatacaagcaatacctcagggcgaaagagttgcagctgctgtagaaggacttacacccgaccggcactgccggtccccgcataggaagatgtggacttggggggaggtcgcccaagaactGATCAATgacgggcgcaagtatggccctgtaaaccttccggccactaaaacagactctagaggcctgaggcgaactggagtaaaaatggttccacgccctgagggtgatggaaaaacacccctctctaaaccacctggagggagggacatcccaaataagcgcagcagtctgtgggcaaaggggtggcaaaaggggatcccgcgtgacttaatggatggattgccgactgacaagttagaaaaactggtgtctgaatggcccgataaatcggcagataaagacacgggttctaaaaataccactCTGAGTGCACCTTCtctaattgacttatcagaaacaaatgtcccccgatattcgaCCGAAAACTAG